One genomic window of Etheostoma spectabile isolate EspeVRDwgs_2016 chromosome 5, UIUC_Espe_1.0, whole genome shotgun sequence includes the following:
- the LOC116690250 gene encoding glial cell line-derived neurotrophic factor has protein sequence MKLWDSLTICLILLSAVHARRLLRSRPQSTSSKRRGRAAESPLELPPVHIRLAVTSPGISRAEADTTHWEESLAGGGTYTMEEPLPSEFEDVVDFIKVTISRIRRSSSSTVSSSTSSPSKVDSSSRTRHRRERKMGASQQSGGRGRGRARGGETGRKVREGRANRRGQGCVLKQIHLNVTDLGLGYRSSEEMIFRYCSGPCRKSETNYDKILNNLAHSRRLPPKDTPPQACCRPIAFDDDLSFLDDNLMYHTVRKHSARKCGCV, from the exons ATGAAGTTATGGGATAGCCTGACCATTTGTTTGATACTGCTGAGCGCCGTGCACGCCCGCCGGCTTCTCCGGAGCCGACCGCAGTCCACGTCCTCCAAGAGGAGAGGGCGCGCCGCCGAGAGTCCCCTGGAGCTCCCGCCGGTTCACATCCGCCTGGCTGTCACTTCCCCGGGCATCAGCCGCGCTGAGGCGGATACAACGCACTGGGAAGAGTCGCTGGCTGGAGGGGGAACAT ACACAATGGAGGAGCCCCTCCCAAGTGAGTTTGAAGATGTGGTGGACTTCATCAAAGTGACCATCAGTAGAATACGTCGCTCCTCCTCATCCACCGTgtcctcatccacctcctccccctccaAAGTAGACTCGAGCAGCAGGACTCGACACAGACGGGAGAGGAAGATGGGAGCGAGCCAGCAgagtggaggaagaggaagaggaagagctAGAGGAGGGGAGACGGGGAGGAAGGTTAGGGAAGGAAGAGCTAACCGACGAGGACAGGGCTGTGTGCTCAAACAGATCCACCTTAATGTGACAGACCTCGGTTTGGGCTACCGCTCCAGCGAGGAAATGATATTCAGGTACTGCTCCGGACCCTGCAGGAAGTCTGAGACCAACTACGACAAAATCCTTAACAACCTCGCTCACAGCAGAAGGCTTCCTCCTAAAGACACGCCCCCTCAGGCTTGCTGTCGGCCAATAGCATTTGATGACGACCTCTCGTTTCTGGACGACAACCTCATGTACCACACTGTGAGAAAGCACTCTGCTAGGAAATGTGGTTGTGTGTAG